In the Magnetospira sp. QH-2 genome, one interval contains:
- the arfB gene encoding alternative ribosome rescue aminoacyl-tRNA hydrolase ArfB yields the protein MISITETIILADDEINERFIRASGPGGQNVNKVSTAVQLRFDAAHCPTLPHAVYRRLATLAGRRMTRDGVIVLTVDTHRSRERNREEAKQRLIELIRTAAKPPKYRRPTRPSAGVKERRLERKKKTAQIKKNRGRVRHFD from the coding sequence ATGATCTCCATAACGGAAACCATCATCCTTGCCGATGACGAAATCAATGAGCGCTTCATCCGGGCCTCGGGTCCCGGCGGTCAGAATGTCAACAAGGTCTCCACGGCGGTGCAACTCCGCTTCGATGCCGCCCATTGTCCGACCCTGCCCCATGCGGTCTATCGCCGCCTGGCCACCCTTGCCGGACGACGCATGACCCGCGACGGGGTCATCGTGCTGACTGTCGATACTCATCGCAGCCGCGAGCGTAATCGTGAGGAAGCCAAACAGCGGCTGATCGAGTTGATCCGTACGGCCGCCAAACCGCCCAAATATCGGCGCCCCACCCGGCCCAGCGCCGGGGTCAAGGAGCGCCGTTTGGAACGCAAGAAAAAGACCGCCCAGATCAAAAAGAATCGCGGCCGCGTTCGTCATTTCGATTAA
- a CDS encoding rhodanese-like domain-containing protein gives MLQKTEWAIEEVDAPTVNRWLDAGNAVLVDVRETNEFEAERIGGAFLMPLSMFEGDRFPVLSDKTVVLHCAVGKRSAVAAKQLLQAGHARAVHMVGGLNAWKDAGLPTES, from the coding sequence ATGTTGCAAAAAACCGAATGGGCCATTGAGGAAGTAGACGCGCCGACGGTCAATCGCTGGCTGGACGCGGGGAATGCCGTTTTGGTGGATGTCCGCGAAACCAACGAATTTGAAGCCGAGCGGATCGGTGGCGCTTTTTTGATGCCTCTTTCCATGTTCGAAGGCGATCGCTTCCCGGTGTTGTCTGACAAGACGGTGGTTTTGCATTGTGCGGTGGGCAAGCGTTCCGCCGTGGCGGCCAAGCAGCTTTTGCAGGCCGGCCACGCGCGTGCGGTCCATATGGTTGGCGGCTTGAATGCCTGGAAGGACGCGGGCCTGCCGACCGAATCATGA
- a CDS encoding DinB family protein gives MQDYFVTLARYNAWANARLCNACADLPREEITKERQAFFGSILGTLNHLLVGEKIWLARLEAMDSGISRLDETLHSEFVDLRQAREEQDRLLITYTENLTDDILAGDVRYRATSGEEMHTPVKFVLAHLFNHGTHHRGQVHDMLTQVPSVPPPLDLIYYLREMA, from the coding sequence ATGCAAGACTACTTCGTGACCCTGGCCCGTTACAACGCTTGGGCCAACGCCCGTTTGTGCAATGCCTGCGCCGATTTGCCGCGCGAGGAAATCACCAAGGAGCGCCAGGCCTTTTTCGGCTCCATTCTGGGCACACTCAACCACTTGCTGGTGGGCGAAAAGATCTGGTTGGCCCGCCTGGAGGCCATGGATTCAGGGATATCGCGTCTCGATGAGACACTGCACAGTGAATTTGTCGACCTGCGTCAGGCGCGCGAGGAGCAGGACCGGCTATTGATCACCTACACGGAAAACCTGACCGATGACATTCTGGCCGGGGACGTGCGATACCGCGCCACCTCCGGCGAAGAAATGCACACTCCGGTCAAGTTTGTCCTGGCCCACCTATTCAATCACGGCACCCATCACCGGGGCCAGGTTCATGACATGCTGACCCAGGTGCCATCGGTGCCGCCACCGCTGGATTTGATCTATTACCTGCGGGAAATGGCCTAA
- a CDS encoding helix-turn-helix transcriptional regulator has translation MDTDTAANRLEALGNATRLSVYRLLVKAGEQGLVVGDLRRALDIPPSTLSHHLAHLVRAGLVIQERNGRELVCRADYGVMDSLLGFLTDECCAGGTCAITKTGC, from the coding sequence ATGGATACCGATACCGCCGCCAATCGTCTGGAAGCCTTGGGCAACGCCACCCGTTTGTCCGTCTATCGCCTGTTGGTGAAAGCCGGAGAACAGGGCCTGGTGGTGGGGGACCTGCGTCGGGCGCTGGACATCCCTCCTTCCACCCTGTCGCATCATCTGGCCCATCTGGTGCGCGCCGGATTGGTGATCCAGGAACGCAATGGGCGGGAGCTGGTCTGCCGGGCCGACTATGGGGTAATGGACAGCCTCCTGGGCTTTCTCACCGATGAATGCTGCGCTGGTGGCACCTGCGCTATCACCAAGACTGGCTGCTGA
- a CDS encoding DMT family transporter, with the protein MFDLLLYGIVVGSWGTSWLAIQYQLGSVAPEASLVYRFALAALVMLLFCVVARQSLKFRLAFHGRFALQGLLLFCVNYWLIYLGSRDLTSGLVAIGFSTLPLWSLFLGALFFEKALERQVLIGALVGLVGLCLVFWPEIEQANPTRQMTAMILVILGTLSASTGLLLAGENKQRGLPVVQGNALAMAYGALFCVALVTLRGVPFHFDWAPGYVMSLLFLSLISTVVAFAAYLTLVRRIGAGRAAYASVLFPLIALALSSWVEGYQWSLPAVVGVVMVLAGNMLVMRRRTS; encoded by the coding sequence ATGTTCGATCTATTGCTCTATGGAATTGTCGTTGGCAGCTGGGGCACGTCCTGGCTGGCCATCCAGTATCAATTGGGCAGCGTGGCGCCGGAAGCCTCGCTGGTTTACCGCTTCGCGCTGGCGGCTCTGGTCATGCTGCTTTTTTGTGTAGTGGCGCGCCAATCCCTGAAATTTCGCCTAGCGTTCCATGGCCGTTTTGCCCTGCAGGGACTGTTGTTGTTCTGTGTCAACTACTGGCTCATTTACCTGGGGTCGCGGGATCTGACCAGTGGTCTTGTGGCCATTGGATTTTCCACCTTGCCCCTGTGGAGTCTCTTTCTGGGCGCGCTGTTCTTCGAAAAAGCCTTGGAACGCCAGGTGCTGATTGGCGCCTTGGTCGGTCTGGTGGGGCTATGTCTGGTTTTCTGGCCGGAAATCGAACAGGCGAACCCGACCCGGCAAATGACAGCGATGATCCTGGTGATTCTTGGCACCCTTTCCGCTTCGACCGGACTCTTGCTCGCTGGAGAAAACAAGCAACGGGGGCTGCCGGTGGTGCAAGGCAATGCCCTGGCCATGGCCTATGGGGCACTGTTCTGTGTTGCTTTGGTCACCCTTCGCGGGGTGCCGTTCCATTTCGATTGGGCCCCGGGGTATGTGATGTCGCTGTTGTTTCTTTCATTGATCTCCACGGTGGTCGCCTTTGCCGCCTACCTGACCTTGGTGCGGCGTATCGGGGCCGGGCGAGCGGCCTATGCCAGCGTGTTGTTTCCGCTGATTGCGCTGGCGCTTTCCAGTTGGGTCGAGGGCTACCAATGGAGCCTGCCCGCCGTCGTGGGGGTGGTCATGGTATTGGCCGGAAACATGCTGGTCATGAGGCGGCGAACCTCATAA
- the fabI gene encoding enoyl-ACP reductase FabI — MSEPAPLMAGKRGLIMGVANDRSIAWAIAKAVSAHGAELAFTHQGDALLKRVRPLAEKVGSDLLIPCDVSDMADLDRAFAEVEKQWGKLDFVVHAIAYSDKDELKGLYLDTSQENFQKTLDISCYSFTAVCQRAARLMPDGGSLITLSYYGAEQVMPHYNVMGVAKAALEASVRYLAEDLGRSNVRVNCMSAGPMKTLAASGIGDFRFILRWNELNAPLRRNVTQDDVGNAGLYLLSDLSSGVTGEVHHVDSGYHAVGMVAVDKAAEIAEMLGGFRSQDEDL; from the coding sequence ATGTCCGAACCTGCCCCCTTGATGGCTGGTAAGCGCGGCCTGATCATGGGCGTCGCCAATGATCGTTCCATTGCCTGGGCCATTGCCAAAGCTGTTAGCGCCCATGGCGCCGAACTGGCCTTTACACACCAAGGCGATGCATTGTTGAAACGCGTCAGACCGCTGGCGGAAAAAGTGGGGTCGGACCTGCTGATTCCCTGCGATGTTTCCGATATGGCCGATCTGGATCGCGCCTTTGCCGAGGTCGAGAAGCAATGGGGCAAGCTGGATTTCGTCGTCCATGCCATCGCCTATTCGGACAAGGACGAATTGAAGGGTCTGTACCTGGATACCAGCCAGGAAAACTTCCAAAAAACCCTGGATATCTCCTGCTATTCCTTTACCGCCGTGTGCCAGCGCGCCGCGCGGCTGATGCCCGACGGCGGCAGCCTGATCACGCTCAGCTACTATGGCGCCGAACAGGTCATGCCCCATTACAATGTCATGGGTGTCGCCAAGGCCGCCTTGGAAGCCAGTGTGCGCTATCTGGCCGAGGATCTGGGCCGCAGCAACGTGCGGGTCAATTGCATGTCCGCCGGACCCATGAAGACCCTGGCTGCGTCGGGGATCGGCGATTTCCGCTTTATTCTGCGCTGGAACGAACTGAATGCGCCCCTGCGCCGCAACGTCACACAGGACGACGTGGGCAATGCGGGGCTCTATTTGCTCAGCGATCTGTCGTCGGGGGTTACCGGCGAAGTACATCATGTGGATTCGGGTTATCACGCCGTCGGCATGGTGGCCGTGGACAAGGCGGCGGAGATCGCCGAAATGCTGGGCGGGTTCCGATCTCAGGACGAGGATCTATAG
- a CDS encoding endonuclease/exonuclease/phosphatase family protein, with protein MILLSIANGFVIVNGINGPPVTSSAPSDKLLSFNLNLTARHGEATADWIRETQADWVLLQEVTPSHLPFLESLKDSYPHQAIRPHPSYWGLAILSKHPLINEVVTQNQTANFFTLSVQSVGNNGGGLTILNTHLEPPVSHEKFQRREIQLAALKMALDRIKGPLVIGGDFNATPWSPLYRDLLSQNRLLASGSVLWSWPSGWLLPGIPIDHFFGRDGAQVRVLSAGPDLGSDHKPLLADVAF; from the coding sequence ATGATTCTTTTGAGTATCGCCAACGGTTTCGTGATCGTAAATGGGATCAACGGTCCCCCGGTCACGTCGTCCGCCCCTTCCGACAAGCTGCTATCCTTCAACTTGAACCTGACCGCTCGCCATGGCGAAGCAACAGCCGACTGGATCCGGGAGACGCAAGCCGATTGGGTCCTGCTTCAGGAGGTCACACCCTCCCATCTTCCATTTCTGGAATCGCTCAAGGACAGCTATCCCCATCAAGCCATTCGGCCGCATCCATCGTACTGGGGGCTCGCCATTCTGTCCAAGCACCCATTGATCAACGAAGTGGTCACCCAAAATCAGACGGCCAATTTTTTCACCTTGTCCGTCCAGTCCGTTGGGAACAATGGCGGCGGGCTGACAATCCTAAACACTCACCTGGAACCACCGGTCTCCCATGAGAAATTCCAGCGCCGTGAAATTCAACTGGCCGCCTTGAAAATGGCTCTTGACCGGATCAAGGGGCCGTTGGTGATCGGCGGCGACTTCAATGCCACCCCCTGGTCGCCGCTCTATCGGGATCTGCTGTCACAAAACCGGCTCCTTGCATCGGGATCCGTTCTTTGGTCATGGCCCAGCGGGTGGTTGCTTCCGGGCATTCCCATCGACCACTTTTTTGGGCGGGATGGCGCCCAGGTTCGCGTCCTGTCCGCCGGTCCCGATCTGGGGTCTGATCACAAGCCTTTGCTGGCGGATGTGGCCTTTTGA
- the pheS gene encoding phenylalanine--tRNA ligase subunit alpha: MDNLDQLRSDLLTSVEEATDLKALDEVRVSALGKKGAISGLMKGLGGMDPEQRKATGQALNLVKNEIAEAIERRKETLADAELDARLAEERIDVSLPVREEPQGSIHPLSQTIDEVVAIFGEMGFTVAEGPDIEVDWYNFGALNIPPEHPARQEHDTFYLPNETEDGQRTVLRTHTSPVQIRTMLKQKPPIRVICPGRTYRCDYDATHSPMFNQVEGLVIDEKTHMGHLKGCLIDFCRAYFGTDDLPVRFRPSYFPFTEPSAEVDIGCTREGGEFKIGHGDDWLEILGSGMVNPAVLENCGIDSTKYQGFAFGVGLERLAMLKYGIPDLRTFYESDLRWLKHYGFAALDVPSMTGGLSR; this comes from the coding sequence ATGGACAACCTGGATCAATTGCGGTCCGATCTGCTGACCTCGGTGGAGGAAGCGACCGACCTGAAAGCCCTGGACGAGGTACGAGTCTCGGCCCTGGGCAAGAAGGGCGCCATCTCCGGCCTGATGAAGGGCCTGGGCGGCATGGATCCGGAGCAGCGCAAGGCCACCGGCCAGGCGCTTAACTTGGTCAAAAACGAGATCGCCGAGGCCATCGAACGGCGCAAGGAGACTCTGGCTGATGCGGAACTGGATGCCCGCCTGGCCGAGGAACGCATCGATGTTTCCCTGCCGGTCCGCGAAGAACCCCAAGGCTCCATCCATCCCCTGAGCCAGACCATCGACGAGGTGGTGGCGATCTTTGGCGAGATGGGCTTCACCGTTGCCGAAGGGCCGGACATCGAGGTGGACTGGTACAATTTCGGCGCCCTCAACATTCCGCCCGAGCACCCGGCGCGGCAAGAGCACGACACTTTCTATCTGCCCAACGAGACCGAGGACGGTCAGCGCACGGTGTTGCGCACCCATACCTCGCCGGTGCAGATCCGCACCATGCTCAAGCAGAAACCGCCGATCCGGGTGATCTGCCCCGGGCGCACCTACCGCTGTGACTACGACGCCACCCATTCGCCCATGTTCAATCAGGTGGAAGGTCTGGTCATCGACGAGAAGACTCACATGGGTCACCTGAAGGGCTGCCTGATCGATTTCTGCCGCGCCTATTTCGGCACCGACGATCTGCCGGTGCGCTTCCGGCCCAGCTATTTCCCGTTCACCGAACCCTCGGCGGAAGTGGACATCGGCTGTACCCGAGAGGGCGGTGAGTTCAAGATCGGCCATGGCGACGACTGGCTGGAAATTCTCGGCTCCGGCATGGTCAATCCGGCGGTGCTGGAAAACTGTGGCATCGATTCCACCAAGTACCAGGGCTTCGCCTTCGGGGTTGGGTTGGAGCGGTTGGCCATGCTCAAGTACGGCATTCCCGATCTGCGCACCTTCTATGAAAGCGATCTGCGCTGGCTGAAACACTACGGGTTCGCGGCCTTGGACGTGCCCAGCATGACCGGAGGGCTGAGCCGATGA
- the rplT gene encoding 50S ribosomal protein L20 gives MARVSRGKTAHARHKKVLKLAKGYQGRNSTAYRVALEKVEKGLQYAYRDRRAKKRSFRSLWIQRINAAARLHDMTYSQFMNGLTKAGVELDRKVLADLAVHEPEAFGSLVEQARSAL, from the coding sequence ATGGCACGTGTTTCCCGGGGCAAAACAGCCCACGCCCGTCATAAGAAGGTTCTCAAGCTCGCCAAGGGCTATCAGGGCCGCAACAGCACCGCTTATCGTGTGGCTCTGGAAAAGGTCGAAAAGGGCCTTCAGTACGCCTACCGCGACCGGCGCGCCAAGAAGCGCAGTTTCCGCTCTTTGTGGATTCAACGCATCAACGCTGCCGCCCGACTGCACGACATGACCTACTCCCAGTTCATGAACGGCCTGACCAAGGCTGGCGTGGAGCTGGACCGCAAGGTGCTCGCCGATCTGGCCGTACATGAGCCCGAGGCTTTCGGCAGCCTGGTCGAACAGGCCCGCTCGGCGCTGTAA
- a CDS encoding DsrE family protein — protein sequence MKPIIRLSAWLVAAMLFATPVLAADMAHKLVIHVDENDKARMNLALNNASNVIAYYQEKGEDIAVELVAYGPGLKMLTADSPVAARIKSFGENYDNVGFMACGNTHRKMSKKAGKDVVLMPQAKMVPAGVVHLMERQEAGWSYLRP from the coding sequence ATGAAACCTATAATTCGTCTTTCGGCATGGCTCGTCGCCGCCATGCTGTTCGCGACCCCCGTCCTTGCCGCCGACATGGCCCACAAGCTGGTCATCCATGTGGACGAGAACGACAAGGCGCGCATGAACCTGGCCTTGAATAATGCCTCCAACGTCATCGCCTACTATCAGGAAAAAGGCGAGGATATCGCCGTTGAGCTCGTTGCCTATGGCCCCGGACTGAAGATGCTGACGGCGGATTCGCCCGTCGCCGCGCGGATCAAGAGCTTTGGCGAGAATTATGACAACGTGGGCTTCATGGCCTGCGGCAATACCCACCGCAAAATGAGTAAGAAAGCCGGTAAGGACGTGGTCCTGATGCCCCAGGCCAAAATGGTCCCGGCAGGCGTGGTGCATCTGATGGAGCGTCAGGAAGCGGGCTGGTCTTATTTGCGGCCTTAA
- the rpmI gene encoding 50S ribosomal protein L35 encodes MPKMKTKASAKKRFSMTASGKVRGNPARKQHNTSKRPMSMKRKARGSMILNDVDARMVKSFMPYSR; translated from the coding sequence ATGCCCAAGATGAAGACCAAGGCAAGCGCCAAGAAGCGCTTCAGCATGACTGCCTCCGGTAAAGTTCGCGGCAACCCCGCCCGCAAGCAGCACAATACCTCCAAGCGCCCCATGAGCATGAAACGTAAGGCCCGTGGCTCCATGATCCTCAACGATGTGGACGCCCGTATGGTCAAAAGCTTCATGCCCTATAGCCGCTAA
- the ppk2 gene encoding polyphosphate kinase 2 — protein MIEIDGELLSVDELAESYKNTKEELNHLTKKDRRAARALERRRQEQSLKPYQAELIKMQRYLEETDTRVIALFEGRDAAGKGGTIRRITRYMNEKHYRVVALGKPTQMQLSQWYFQRYVQQFPRGGEFVLFDRSWYNRAMVEPVFGFCTPEQYEAFMEGVTGFEKDLVRNGTILVKMYFSVTKDVQAERFERRMTDPLRQWKLSEVDVQAQERWEDFTDVKYKMLLRTHTTVAPWTIVRSDDKYLARINAIKVLLNAVPYENRNPELDYAPDPEIIVSGARELEILKAMRIQLGIAD, from the coding sequence ATGATCGAGATTGATGGGGAATTGCTGTCAGTCGATGAGCTTGCGGAGAGCTACAAGAACACCAAGGAAGAGCTCAACCACCTGACCAAGAAGGACCGCCGGGCGGCTCGAGCGCTGGAGCGCCGTCGGCAAGAGCAGTCCTTGAAGCCCTATCAGGCCGAACTGATCAAGATGCAGCGCTACCTGGAAGAAACCGATACCCGCGTGATCGCCCTGTTTGAAGGACGCGACGCCGCCGGTAAGGGTGGCACCATCCGTCGTATCACCCGCTACATGAATGAAAAGCACTATCGGGTGGTGGCCTTGGGCAAACCGACCCAGATGCAACTCAGCCAGTGGTACTTCCAACGCTATGTGCAACAGTTTCCGCGCGGCGGCGAATTCGTGCTGTTCGACCGGTCTTGGTACAACAGGGCCATGGTGGAGCCCGTATTCGGTTTCTGCACGCCTGAGCAATACGAAGCCTTCATGGAAGGCGTCACCGGCTTCGAGAAGGATCTGGTGCGCAACGGAACCATTCTGGTCAAGATGTACTTCAGCGTCACCAAGGACGTCCAGGCCGAACGCTTCGAACGCCGCATGACCGACCCTTTGCGGCAATGGAAGTTGTCGGAGGTGGATGTGCAGGCTCAGGAGCGATGGGAAGACTTTACAGACGTCAAATACAAGATGTTACTGAGGACTCATACCACCGTGGCCCCCTGGACCATCGTCCGTTCCGACGACAAGTATCTGGCGCGAATCAATGCTATCAAGGTGTTGCTCAACGCTGTGCCCTATGAAAATCGCAATCCGGAACTCGACTATGCCCCGGACCCGGAGATTATCGTTTCCGGTGCCCGAGAGCTGGAGATTTTGAAGGCGATGCGTATTCAACTGGGTATCGCCGATTAA
- the pheT gene encoding phenylalanine--tRNA ligase subunit beta, with protein MKFTLSWLKEHLEIDAPLKEITDGLTMIGLELEGVEDRAAALKGFVTAKVTAAERHPDADKLQLCTVDTGSETFQVVCGAPNARAGMTGVFAREGMYIPGIDVTLKKAKIRGVESRGMLLSEREMGLSDDHQGIVDLPEGTPIGEEAAAIMGLGDPIIEIAITPNRGDCLGVRGVARDLAAAGIGILKPLDATPVPAAFDSPVGVTLDFDEAHRDACPYFVGRMVRGVKNGASPQWVQDKLTAVGLRPISALVDITNLMTIEYGRPMHVFDLAKCDGGIRPRMAKDGEKLLALDGKEYELDAEMTVIADQSRAEAIAGIMGGEESGCTETTTDVFIETAYFDAVRTAMTGRKLNLQSDARYRFERGVDPELMIDATEIATRWMLDWCGGEASNIIVAGEKPVTSKTIAYRPNRVASLGGVVVDESEQERILTVLGFGIDKGAETWTVTSPAWRHDIVGEACVVEEILRLHGYDNIPAVALERTTDLPEAAWLPTQARHVAARRLLAQRGLREVVTYSFLPEGHAELFGGVDDSLRLVNPISADLNVMRPSILPNLIAAAARNADRGFRDADLFEVGPQFRDDTPEGQDVMATGLRSGRTGHRNWANPPRGVDAFDAKADALAVLAAVGAPVDKLQVSTDAPGWYHPGRSGCLRLGPNVLATFGEMHPKVLKALGLKAAAAGYEVFLDRVPFPKKKAATTRPRLDLSAFQPVERDFAFVVDTDVKAGDLMRAVRGADKVLITDVRVFDQFIGGNLGDDKKSLAVNIVLQPTEKTLTDQDLETVAAKVVAAVEKATGGALRG; from the coding sequence ATGAAATTCACCTTGTCCTGGCTCAAGGAGCATCTTGAAATCGATGCGCCCTTAAAGGAAATCACCGACGGCCTGACCATGATCGGTCTGGAACTGGAAGGCGTCGAGGATCGCGCGGCGGCCTTGAAAGGCTTCGTCACCGCCAAGGTCACCGCCGCCGAGCGGCACCCGGATGCCGACAAGCTTCAGCTTTGCACGGTCGATACCGGGTCGGAGACCTTTCAGGTGGTCTGTGGCGCGCCCAATGCCCGGGCCGGCATGACCGGCGTCTTCGCCCGCGAAGGCATGTATATTCCGGGCATTGACGTGACCTTGAAAAAGGCCAAGATCCGTGGCGTCGAGAGCCGTGGCATGCTGCTGTCCGAGCGCGAAATGGGGCTGTCCGACGACCATCAGGGGATTGTCGATTTGCCCGAGGGTACCCCGATTGGCGAGGAAGCCGCCGCCATCATGGGCCTGGGCGATCCGATCATCGAAATTGCCATTACCCCGAACCGGGGCGACTGCCTGGGTGTGCGGGGCGTGGCCCGGGATTTGGCCGCCGCCGGAATTGGGATCCTGAAGCCGTTGGACGCGACACCGGTGCCGGCGGCCTTCGATAGCCCGGTCGGGGTGACGCTGGACTTCGACGAAGCCCACAGGGACGCCTGCCCCTATTTCGTCGGGCGCATGGTACGAGGCGTCAAAAACGGTGCGAGTCCGCAATGGGTGCAAGATAAGCTGACCGCCGTGGGGCTGAGGCCCATCTCGGCCCTGGTGGACATCACCAACCTGATGACCATCGAATATGGCCGCCCCATGCATGTGTTCGATCTGGCCAAGTGCGATGGGGGCATTCGCCCGCGCATGGCCAAGGACGGCGAGAAGCTGCTGGCTTTGGACGGCAAGGAGTACGAGCTGGACGCGGAAATGACCGTCATCGCCGATCAGTCGCGTGCCGAGGCCATTGCCGGGATCATGGGCGGCGAGGAGTCCGGCTGCACAGAGACGACGACGGACGTGTTCATCGAGACGGCCTACTTCGATGCCGTGCGCACCGCCATGACCGGGCGCAAGCTGAACCTGCAATCCGATGCCCGCTATCGCTTCGAACGCGGCGTGGACCCGGAACTGATGATCGATGCCACCGAGATCGCCACCCGCTGGATGCTCGATTGGTGCGGCGGTGAAGCCTCCAACATCATCGTGGCCGGTGAAAAGCCGGTGACATCGAAGACCATCGCCTATCGCCCCAATCGGGTGGCGAGCCTGGGAGGCGTGGTGGTGGACGAGTCGGAACAGGAACGCATCCTGACCGTGCTTGGTTTTGGCATCGACAAAGGGGCTGAGACCTGGACCGTGACCTCTCCGGCCTGGCGTCACGATATTGTCGGCGAAGCCTGTGTGGTGGAGGAAATCCTGCGTCTGCATGGCTACGACAACATCCCCGCCGTGGCTCTGGAACGCACCACCGACCTGCCGGAAGCGGCCTGGCTGCCCACGCAGGCACGCCATGTGGCGGCGCGGCGGTTGCTGGCCCAGCGTGGCCTGCGCGAGGTGGTGACCTATTCCTTCCTGCCCGAGGGTCATGCGGAGCTGTTCGGCGGCGTGGACGATAGCCTGCGTCTGGTCAATCCCATCAGCGCCGATCTGAATGTCATGCGCCCGAGCATCCTGCCCAATCTGATCGCCGCCGCGGCGCGCAATGCCGACCGGGGCTTCCGCGATGCGGACCTGTTCGAGGTCGGCCCGCAGTTCCGGGACGACACGCCTGAGGGCCAGGATGTCATGGCCACCGGCCTGCGTTCCGGCCGCACCGGCCATCGCAACTGGGCCAATCCGCCGCGCGGCGTGGATGCCTTCGATGCCAAGGCCGATGCCCTGGCGGTGCTGGCTGCCGTCGGTGCCCCGGTGGACAAGCTGCAAGTTTCCACCGACGCGCCGGGCTGGTATCACCCGGGCCGGTCAGGCTGCCTGCGCCTCGGCCCCAATGTGCTGGCCACCTTTGGTGAAATGCACCCCAAGGTGCTCAAGGCCCTGGGCCTGAAGGCCGCCGCCGCCGGGTACGAAGTATTCCTCGACCGGGTACCCTTCCCGAAGAAAAAGGCCGCCACCACTCGCCCGCGCCTGGATCTGTCGGCCTTCCAGCCGGTGGAACGGGACTTTGCCTTCGTGGTCGATACGGACGTGAAAGCCGGAGACCTGATGCGGGCCGTGCGCGGGGCCGACAAGGTCTTGATCACCGACGTGCGGGTGTTCGACCAGTTCATCGGCGGCAACCTGGGCGACGACAAGAAGTCCCTGGCCGTCAACATCGTCCTGCAACCCACCGAGAAGACCCTGACCGATCAGGACTTGGAAACCGTAGCGGCCAAGGTCGTGGCAGCGGTGGAGAAAGCGACAGGGGGGGCTTTGCGGGGGTAA
- the aroC gene encoding chorismate synthase, with protein sequence MSGNGFGHLFRFTTFGESHGPGIGLVVDGVPPRLPLSEADIQHWLDKRRPGTSRFVTQRREPDTVEILSGVFENQTTGTPIGLLIRNQDMRSKDYGDIMNVFRPGHADYTYFTKYGIRDYRGGGRSSARETACRVAAGAIARKVLGDGISIRGAVVQIGANAIDAARWNWDEVERNPFWCPDSAAAERWEVYLDDIRKKGSSIGAVVEVTASGVPAGWGAPVYDKLDSDLAKALMSINAVKGVEIGAGFDAAKLTGEENADEMRMVDGKVAFDSNNAGGILGGLSSGQDIVCRIAVKPTSSILTPRHTVDVWGEEAEVVTKGRHDPCVGIRAVPVAEAMVACTLADHMMRHRAQCGT encoded by the coding sequence ATGTCCGGGAATGGCTTCGGCCATCTATTTCGATTCACCACCTTTGGTGAGAGCCATGGACCGGGCATCGGTCTGGTGGTTGATGGAGTGCCGCCCCGGCTGCCATTGAGCGAAGCCGACATTCAACATTGGCTGGACAAGCGTCGCCCGGGAACCTCGCGATTCGTCACCCAGCGCCGCGAGCCCGATACGGTGGAAATCCTGTCCGGTGTGTTCGAAAATCAAACCACCGGCACCCCCATCGGCCTGTTGATCCGCAATCAGGATATGCGCTCCAAGGACTACGGCGACATCATGAACGTGTTCCGTCCGGGGCACGCGGACTATACCTATTTTACCAAGTATGGCATCCGCGATTATCGCGGTGGTGGACGTTCCTCGGCACGCGAGACCGCCTGTCGGGTGGCCGCCGGAGCCATTGCCCGCAAAGTATTGGGCGATGGCATTTCCATCCGTGGCGCGGTGGTGCAGATCGGCGCAAACGCCATCGACGCGGCCCGGTGGAACTGGGACGAAGTGGAGCGCAATCCCTTTTGGTGCCCCGATTCCGCCGCCGCCGAACGTTGGGAAGTTTATCTGGACGACATCCGCAAGAAGGGGTCTTCCATCGGTGCCGTGGTCGAAGTCACCGCCAGCGGCGTACCGGCCGGTTGGGGCGCGCCGGTCTACGACAAGCTCGATTCCGATCTGGCCAAGGCCTTGATGAGCATCAACGCGGTCAAGGGCGTGGAGATCGGCGCTGGTTTCGATGCCGCCAAGCTCACCGGTGAGGAAAACGCCGACGAAATGCGCATGGTGGATGGCAAAGTCGCCTTCGATTCCAACAATGCCGGTGGAATCTTGGGCGGTCTGTCGTCGGGGCAAGACATCGTCTGTCGTATTGCTGTTAAGCCCACAAGCTCCATTCTCACCCCCCGCCACACGGTGGATGTTTGGGGCGAGGAGGCGGAGGTGGTGACCAAGGGCCGCCATGATCCCTGTGTGGGAATCCGGGCAGTCCCGGTGGCCGAAGCCATGGTGGCTTGCACCTTGGCTGACCACATGATGCGCCATCGGGCGCAATGTGGCACATAG